TTGGCCAAATATCAGATcactaggcctcttggttattgagaagaagtcgaaaatgtaaattgctAACAAATGGAAGACGCACAGTGACGGACAAAAGGCagttagaataggtcacttatGACTTTGTCACAGGTGACCTGATAAAATCTGACTCAATCCAAAGTGTTTAAAGTCATTTATTGGCATCAGATATCAAGGTTATAAACTAAATGTATTTaagaaaaaagttttaaatacatcatacatagAAATGATCACAGACATTCCAGCTTGTTTACATTAATAACAGGTAACTTATCATacataaaatcaatattttatcaattttctcTGAGAATGAGCAACCACTGCATGCAAGAATTGAGAAGTgcatatacaaatacatgtttcattttaaaacttaacaaacagaaatatttgttttcagcACACAAATGTGCAAAAGTTAAAGAGAAAGGCTTTCTGTATAATGCTCCACCATATTGTTCTATCCACTGACATAttgttgatataaaaataaaactgatcAATCTATTCAAtctttaaagaaaataaacaaaaaataaatattatttttttaatcttaaaatACATTAGACTTAAGGCATTTTTTCCAACAAAACACTTTAAACCTCaactatacagatatatatctatatattgaaATCTTAATCAGAAGGCACCTGCCTGATCCTTTCAGCAGTTAATAGGTTTAAAGTTAAAGGTCCTCCCAGTACTGTCACGTTACTACCTCCCAACTACAGGGTGTAGAATCGTAGGTAATATTCATACGATAGTTTTATAAAGATGACAGATACTTTGTATACATATCTAGTATGTAcctttgatataaataacctTTCTAAATGTCTATGTACTGTACTAGATTTCATAGGCCTTTGTATATCAAATTAGTTGATATTCTAAAGTTACCAAACCATTCGTAATTTTCCAAATTCCTTATGAACTGTAAACACTGTGTCACATAGAAAATTCTTGTTTTgcttttcataaaaaaaaatcacatgcAATTTTCAAATGTGAAAGTTATgtcaaaagtacatgtacatttacaatGGCAGGATAACAATTATAGAAAAACAAGTTCATATATGTTGAGAAATTATATGATGGAAGCTTTTAAAGCTCCTTAAATTTCCCAACATGATTTACATAAGGCAGGTTTCACAGCTCTTACCATCTCAAGTTTTAATGTAACACCCATCCATACATTGTAAGTGAAAAGGTTATCAACAAATAACATATAACAGCACTCAAGGTCACTTAGGCCACTCAAGGTCACTCAGGTCACTCAAGGTCACTCGAGGTCCAGAGCTTGTACCGATACATCAACCTTTCGTGTAATTATCATAATAACATATGGTTTCATAAGAGGctttaaaataaatctttttatttattgcAAAATTAAGGCAAATAACAGCTTTAAgatgattgatttttttttgtcagcAGTTTCAAACAATGAATCTGGAGAATTGTGTAACTTATCACAGCATTATTACAGTTACAGGCACTCGTACTGAGAACCAGCATCTCATACACAAAGCAACGCATGATTGATGTACTCGGgctatgtacaatatatacagctCATTACACTTGCACACTACTCcagataatatttacagaatataGCAAAATAGTAGCTATCAGTGTATTCCAAAAATATTGACAGAAGACAGCATACTAACAGCTATACTCCAGAAAATGTTTGCTGAAGGCAGCATAATATTTATAGAAGACAGCAAGTCAACAGCTATACTCCTAAAAATATTTACGGAGGAGAGTATACTAACAGCAATACTTTAGTATACCTTAACAATATTTCAGCTGACTAGCAGctctgtttatatatacagtatgagaGATTAATGGTACATCACTATTGTCTAACACAACCAATCAGCAGTTAAGTTGTCATTATGTAAATAAGAAtggttaaatatatacaataacagaTGAATAgaatttgtacaaattttaaCAAACGTTATCTTTATCTCAAATACAGTTTAATGGTTCTTTTGATATTGTTTCTATTGCAAGTTTGTGTCAAAATAGAAACCACACAGCcatataaaatttcaatttctataaataatattgatatttaatcaTCGTCATCTCCCAtggcaatattttttttcgttACATTTTTAAGGAAGGGCATTTCGAAGTCAGGAAAGTCCACTTCCCAACCATATCTGTCTCTGCGGACCTGCTTTTCATGGATTAGTTCCTGAGAGGTTGGCTGTTTTGTCCATGCTTTAAGTGGAACATATGTAATGTCCTCCTCTTCATCCACTCCGCTAGCTAGAGCAGATGCTGCCCGCAAAATGGACCCCTTCCTTTGACGCGATGGGAGGTCGTCACCCGAAGCACTGAATGGAATCTGTAATCAAATTCAATAGATTTTATATCTTGGTTCATTATAATTctacacaaaatcacaatattttttGCTTCTATTGGACAAAATTGCAGCAGACATTAGGTGGACAGTTATTCTATGTCATGCTGTAACTACTATTAAAATAATTGGAGttcaaatttatttatagatatatattgagCTAAATTCCTTGGTATCTTTGaattgagaagaatttgtttgtAGTATATACATGAGATGATTGGTGATATATCTATAGTTATATATGTCTCTGTGACATTATCAAAGTACAGATTGTCATTTATGTTATGTCTCAGGTACAGGAGTAAGTTGACACAAAGTATTCTGGGGGTGCAGGAATGAGTTGAAATCAATATTGTGTGGTACAGGAATGAACTGACATGAATATTAGGGTGGAGGGAAACACAAGATTTAATTTACTAAAGACTTAATTAATATTTCTagtatacatatcaatataaatattacctcTGAATCACCATCAAATATTATTTTGGGATTAAAGTTGATAGAATGATAAGGATTTTTCAAATAGACATAAACTTTTATGTAGTCTTGTGATTGTGTTGATAATTTGCACATTGTATTTCATTAGAATACAACTGTGtcacacaaaatatacacatatacacacggGGACATGTTAGAGTCACAGGTACCCAGGAGTTAGGGGGTGGGATCAGGTATAAAACAAAAGGTCTATCACATAATCCATGTACCTTTTCTGTATTTTCTGTTAACAGACTCtgtaaattcaaaataaacttaaaattgaCCTTCAGAAGAATAATCCAGTCATTACACTCTGAAAAACTGATTCCGAACAAATAAGGACAATGGCAAAGTGGAATCAAGTCAGAGTTTACAAAACTGAACATACTAATAAGAAATAGCGATAGACAGCAGAACTTCACACAGGAAATTTAAAGCAATTTCTATGGATATATAGCTTCCTTCTCTTTAATGGGATTGATTTTGGTCACACACAAGCAGTACTGAATTTAGTTTTGCTTGTATCTAGTTTGCCAGGGATAAATTTCTATTAGAAAAGCCAAGCATTCTCAACACCATTAACTTCTTCTGTCAATTTTAAAGCCTTATAGCAGTAAATCAAAGTCTGATGTCTATCAACTTTTAcaatgtaacagacagacaagGAAAGATAACAACTATAATTCTAAAATCAAGTGTTGAACTTTAATATTAGGTGATGGTAACTTTTGGAGATGTAATATCATAATCAGATTATTATTAATAAGCTATAATATTCAAATCCACCACAGTTAATGATTATCTATACCAACTGGGTGACCCCATCAATCAGATCCTCTCTAGTACCTCGTTATGGAATTGTGATGTTAATATACAACAAAAGTCCAGTTGACATGACATCATTAGAGACGATCGTTCACACTAGTTGTTACCAACATAACAATGATAAAATGATGTCATTCATCAAATGGATTTTTGTATTTGTGGTAGATACAAACCTCTTTATAAGTAACTCTATCccagcatttatttttttaagaataaaatgaaatataattgtttgcttagattgtattgttttaacatttttacattGGTGCTGACTCAACAAAAGTGATAACAACATTGCCACACTCAACACACCTTAGTTTACATTTCTTTTCTGTAAATTACTTTAACTCGCTAATAATTCTTTGGTATGACAATAATATAAGTATTTTTACCTGGTGTTGCTTGAGTCTTGAGAATAAACATATGGACATATGTTATGCCTGAGTTTTATGTTAATAAAAGACCACATTTGAAACTTGACACCAGTTTGTTTATCAACAGAATTCtgataataaatgttaaaacaaatattaatgagGCAGGCTTAACCCTGTCTCCCTGCTCCAGACCATAGAAATCTGCCCATTCTGATATTCTTTAGTTCTTACTGAGGTGTAAATACTAGGACAAATCACTTTCActttatgtttttaaaatgtaacaaatcagcaaaaagaaaaaaagaaataaatcaaaaattgaaaataataaaaggTCTATGAAATAAGTATACCAAGAGAGTTTCTTATTTTGATCTGTATCTACCAACTGTATTAGTTTGTGGAGAGTACAGGATTAGCGCTACACACAAAGATATATCTTCACATACTTAACAGATGCTAATCAATAGCGGAGGATGTTCTTGAGGGTACCTGTGTGGGAAAATTAGCCCAGTTACACGGCTATATTAACTAGTGATAGAAGCACGCTAAGCCAAGGACTAAAACATTCTTTAGGAATGATTCATTTTCAATTGCTACctgttttttttacatcttcACACGTCATTGTTTAACAATTGtaaaatttttttcttcatttgtttaataaaatttgataaacaatatcatacatTCTTTTGAAATTTGTCTTTCTTCgtgaatttatttattaatggtTTTATTGGGAGATATTTTTCCTTTATCTTATTACAAAGCATATCAGTATCTTATTACACAGTCATTAAAGTGATGGTAGATAAAATAAGTAATGCAATTTTTCAATTTGATGGTGGAGTTTTTGAAAACTTCTAATTTggaaataatatttcaaaaatacaagtaACCTCCAACCATATGATAAATGACCTTACATATTTTTTCTTGAAATCCTATCCAcataaacttttattttacaCTAATGCTAGGTAAAATGAAACCCTTCCACCTCTGAATCCCAAAACATGATTAAgtcatatcaaaaaatattccaaaaaaatgtaaattctaAAATATACACATGGGCAATcaatttttctatttttctcaATTCTACATCTGTTTTTATAGACTAAAAATTAAATGGCGGACTGATTTACATGGTCTGCAGGGTGAAAGGGTTAATACCGTAGTGGACACAATCAGGGGTTACGACTTACTGGTCCGGTGTTCTCCTTATCTGGGGGCGGTACAGATGTAGGCCGAGCCGATTTCTGACCTCCCTTGCCCTTGCCTTTCCCTTTGCCTTTCTTATCCCCAGTAGGCAAGCCTTCACACCTAGACTGCATGAACTCAAGGACTCGCGGGTCAGCCCATGCATTGGCTATGTCCAGGGGAGCATGACCTTCAGCACAGAAGAATCACAGATatgcaaatatattaaaacataacaaaaggAAGACAAAATAAGATCTTTAACAATCAATAAAAATCTATGCttttaagaaaattttaaaacttcAAGTTCAAGATTCCTGAAGCAAAACAAAAGTTTGAACCAGCTGACAAAAATCAGTCAGtattaaaacacaatatttataattaaaaccGTTAATTCACTGTAAGTTGAATTACTGTAATaaaaacatacacaaaacaAGGTTACCATATTGTGACCATaatgtgtatgatgtataatAAAAATTGATATTACATGTGGTACTTTAAAAACATGTggtaatttaaaaacaaaaaaaacaaaaaacacacaaaatggATATTGATCTTTAGAGTAAGGTAATTTTCCCTCAGCCCCTGGAATTCTGAACTGATGCTGACCTTTCTTATTTTCAGTTTGAAGTTTGGCTCCGCGATCCACGAGGTATGTGACCAAACCCTCCCTAGAACTCTCTATTGCACGAGTCAGAGCTGTGCCCCCGTTCATAGTGTGGGCTTCCAACTCTGCTCCATTGTCCAACAGGAAGGACACAACATCAAGCTGACCCGAGTGACAGGCATGATGGAGAGGTGTCCACTTAAAGTTGTCTCTGGCATTGATGTAGGCCCTGTGGTGAGCAAAATGGAGCATTTTCtaaataagaaatatatctAGAGATATATGTAGTGATTTTGATATACCAATGGTAACTAGACTTTCTCATTTTTTAAAGTTCACATTTATGTCTTTTAGGATAATTATTGTGTTCAAGAGACCTCCTTGCAATTTTTTTGTCTGGTAAGTCGGTGATTCCAGCGAGTCTGTGCATAGACACGATAGACAAATGGCaagtttgtctttttttttctttctatgaTATAATGAGACCCCagtgtttattttcatatacagCTTCACATGTTAACTGAACTTATAAGTCTATCACAAATGTCTTGAGCATGCTGACTTACTGGATAGTCCCTACATATTTATTTACCTCTTATAGtgtgatttttttaatattaaagaTTAAAATCCTGCTGCTGACAGATAACTACAGTATATCAGGAAAATCCCCAAAATAGTCAGGATGAAACATCAAACATTCCAAAATAATGTTTGGGTCTTTTTGGAGAGGGAAAGATACTTCcttttcatttcagaaatattttattaacaatacaaatataaataaatacaaagtaaGGGAAAGATACCTTGTACCTTGCTctttataagattttttttttcattcatgaaaataaaacctaaatgcatttttaaaaaAGCCTAAATGCTGCTATACTAACCCACTTTCCAGAAGGAACTTGACCATGTCGATGTTTCCAATGGCACATGCCACCATGAGTGGAgttttgtaatatttatctCTTGTATCTACTGGAGTACCTCTTTGGAAGGCACCCTTCAGAGAATCAAAGTCACCATTCTTAGTCGCATCattgatattgatgtacatcTTCTCTGGTTGCTGAAGATACCATGCAGAGTCGTCTTGTAGAGGATGTTTTGGAGGTCTGTCACGGTCAAAACGACCAGTGTCCGTAAAATGTATATGTCTTTCTATAAACATCTCTGGGGGAGCACCACCGTATGTCCGAGGTCCATCCTCCGAGGTACAAATTGGCATGGCCAACTTAAACTTACCTTTCTTACCCTTTCCCTTACCAcccttcttctttttcttctttttgccTTCAAATGCACTCATAAGATAATTTTTATTTATCCACTTTTTCCCGGTAAAAAAGTCGTTATAGTCAATATTTCCATCTCTTGCCTTGTCGTGAAGCGTCATCACTTTTGAAATGTCTGCCTCTTCCGCTGGAGCTGTCATTCCCACTAAAGTATCAGAAAACTCGTCCTTCTGAATTGTACCTTTTTCATCGGGATCATATCTTTTAAAGGCATTTAGGAGTTTTTGTGAACGCTCCATTACCCAGTCATATAACACTATAGCCCATGGTTCGTTGTTTTTTCCAACTTTTCCGAAGGATTTCTCTGCTTTTCGTAACTCCTTCCCTGCCTCTTTGTGTTCCTTTTCTTTGGCTAACGATTTTGCTGTCTCCCCATCATTATTCTTTGGTTTTGGATTACAACCtgtttttataataaatcaGAATATCAGtttcaaataaatgtacaatgaaaataatttgtttttatctttcaTAATCTGTGAAATATGGTCAGACCATACTGTTTACTAATGTgtaaaaaataacatcaaaattTGTATGCCTGTAATCACgcattaaaaaaatcaacatcgGTTGTAGGTTATTATTTTTCCAATGCCTCTtctagggatcgaacccaggaccccAAATTGGTCTGATGCTCTACTGGCGGGGACTAAGAGAAATTCTTCCTGTTCAAATCATGCAGTTGAAGGTGGCTTAATTAACCAGGGCAACATACAGATCAATCAACATATGAAGGCACATTTCTGTGACAATTAAAAACTGACAAATGTTCCAGAAAATTTGACAGTGAAATCTTACCTCTTTGTGACAGGAATTTACAACACATAGCATGGCCATTAAGGGCAGCATTGTGTATAGGGGTATTGCCTTTGTTGTTACATTGGTCAAACTCTGCCCCATATGCTGACATACAGGCCAGCACCTCAAACCCGCCTGTCAGGGCAGCGTAGTGAGCAGCATGTGTGTGCTGTATGTCTAGGACGTTCACATCACCACCTGCATCAAGGATTGCTCGGACAACCTTCACACTGCCGCTCAAGGCAGCAGCCATTAAACAGGTCTTTCCAGTTTtctatttaagaaaaaaatgataataacaagATCACAAAACTaatatttaaagtttttttataCATGGAAAATATCAAAACGTGTTCAGGGACACACATCAAATTGTTTCTAATACCAATTTTAGCTGTAAGATCAACATATTTAAGTACCTCTTGTTTGCCATTTGGATCGGATCCCTTTTCAAGAAGCAACAAGCATGCATCTTCATTCTCTGCTGCTGTCTCACATGCAAACATGAAAACTGGAATTCCTTCTCGAGACACATTGTTAGGTTCAGCACCA
This DNA window, taken from Pecten maximus chromosome 3, xPecMax1.1, whole genome shotgun sequence, encodes the following:
- the LOC117324431 gene encoding ankyrin repeat and EF-hand domain-containing protein 1-like isoform X1; protein product: MPVAQTRLETLQVCKLLQCVRMKERDKIEKMTVNGIPHLINYNDASEGLTALGVAAAANDDEMIEFLLELGAHPDVPDFKGRTAAMRAAEFGHVQCLEKLTKAGADMKSIDLEGKGILFYCISPTERHAKCLESAVLNGAEPNNVSREGIPVFMFACETAAENEDACLLLLEKGSDPNGKQEKTGKTCLMAAALSGSVKVVRAILDAGGDVNVLDIQHTHAAHYAALTGGFEVLACMSAYGAEFDQCNNKGNTPIHNAALNGHAMCCKFLSQRGCNPKPKNNDGETAKSLAKEKEHKEAGKELRKAEKSFGKVGKNNEPWAIVLYDWVMERSQKLLNAFKRYDPDEKGTIQKDEFSDTLVGMTAPAEEADISKVMTLHDKARDGNIDYNDFFTGKKWINKNYLMSAFEGKKKKKKKGGKGKGKKGKFKLAMPICTSEDGPRTYGGAPPEMFIERHIHFTDTGRFDRDRPPKHPLQDDSAWYLQQPEKMYININDATKNGDFDSLKGAFQRGTPVDTRDKYYKTPLMVACAIGNIDMVKFLLESGAYINARDNFKWTPLHHACHSGQLDVVSFLLDNGAELEAHTMNGGTALTRAIESSREGLVTYLVDRGAKLQTENKKGHAPLDIANAWADPRVLEFMQSRCEGLPTGDKKGKGKGKGKGGQKSARPTSVPPPDKENTGPSLLTENTEKIPFSASGDDLPSRQRKGSILRAASALASGVDEEEDITYVPLKAWTKQPTSQELIHEKQVRRDRYGWEVDFPDFEMPFLKNVTKKNIAMGDDDD
- the LOC117324431 gene encoding ankyrin repeat and EF-hand domain-containing protein 1-like isoform X2 translates to MPVAQTRLETLQVCKLLQCVRMKERDKIEKMTVNGIPHLINYNDASEGLTALGVAAAANDDEMIEFLLELGAHPDVPDFKGRTAAMRAAEFGHVQCLEKLTKAGADMKSIDLEGKGILFYCISPTERHAKCLESAVLNGAEPNNVSREGIPVFMFACETAAENEDACLLLLEKGSDPNGKQEKTGKTCLMAAALSGSVKVVRAILDAGGDVNVLDIQHTHAAHYAALTGGFEVLACMSAYGAEFDQCNNKGNTPIHNAALNGHAMCCKFLSQRGCNPKPKNNDGETAKSLAKEKEHKEAGKELRKAEKSFGKVGKNNEPWAIVLYDWVMERSQKLLNAFKRYDPDEKGTIQKDEFSDTLVGMTAPAEEADISKVMTLHDKARDGNIDYNDFFTGKKWINKNYLMSAFEGKKKKKKKGGKGKGKKGKFKLAMPICTSEDGPRTYGGAPPEMFIERHIHFTDTGRFDRDRPPKHPLQDDSAWYLQQPEKMYININDATKNGDFDSLKGAFQRGTPVDTRDKYYKTPLMVACAIGNIDMVKFLLESGAYINARDNFKWTPLHHACHSGQLDVVSFLLDNGAELEAHTMNGGTALTRAIESSREGLVTYLVDRGAKLQTENKKGHAPLDIANAWADPRVLEFMQSRCEGLPTGDKKGKGKGKGKGGQKSARPTSVPPPDKENTGPIPFSASGDDLPSRQRKGSILRAASALASGVDEEEDITYVPLKAWTKQPTSQELIHEKQVRRDRYGWEVDFPDFEMPFLKNVTKKNIAMGDDDD
- the LOC117324431 gene encoding ankyrin repeat and EF-hand domain-containing protein 1-like isoform X3; translated protein: MPVAQTRLETLQVCKLLQCVRMKERDKIEKMTVNGIPHLINYNDASEGLTALGVAAAANDDEMIEFLLELGAHPDVPDFKGRTAAMRAAEFGHVQCLEKLTKAGADMKSIDLEGKGILFYCISPTERHAKCLESAVLNGAEPNNVSREGIPVFMFACETAAENEDACLLLLEKGSDPNGKQEKTGKTCLMAAALSGSVKVVRAILDAGGDVNVLDIQHTHAAHYAALTGGFEVLACMSAYGAEFDQCNNKGNTPIHNAALNGHAMCCKFLSQRGCNPKPKNNDGETAKSLAKEKEHKEAGKELRKAEKSFGKVGKNNEPWAIVLYDWVMERSQKLLNAFKRYDPDEKGTIQKDEFSDTLVGMTAPAEEADISKVMTLHDKARDGNIDYNDFFTGKKWINKNYLMSAFEGKKKKKKKGGKGKGKKGKFKLAMPICTSEDGPRTYGGAPPEMFIERHIHFTDTGRFDRDRPPKHPLQDDSAWYLQQPEKMYININDATKNGDFDSLKGAFQRGTPVDTRDKYYKTPLMVACAIGNIDMVKFLLESGAYINARDNFKWTPLHHACHSGQLDVVSFLLDNGAELEAHTMNGGTALTRAIESSREGLVTYLVDRGAKLQTENKKGHAPLDIANAWADPRVLEFMQSRCEGLPTGDKKGKGKGKGKGGQKSARPTSVPPPDKENTGPVPSRTSSAID